The Onychomys torridus chromosome 4, mOncTor1.1, whole genome shotgun sequence genome includes a window with the following:
- the Tp53inp2 gene encoding tumor protein p53-inducible nuclear protein 2 isoform X1: protein MFQRFTSLFFSPPSPPEDSNCPEAFVSEEDEVDGWLIIDLQDSYTAPPNPGASPAPAGRPPPAPSLMDESWFVTPPACFTAEGPGLGPARLQSNPLEDLLIEHPSMSVYVTGSTIVLESGPPSPHPDAALPDQDLSDGELAPAARREPRALHHAAAAMPAPAVLLEKAGQVRRLQRARQRVERHALSAKVLQRQNRARESRSRRPKHQGSFIYQPCQRQFNY from the exons ATGTTCCAGCGCTTCACCAGCCTTTTCTTCAGCCCTCCTTCGCCTCCTGAAGACTCCAACTGTCCCGAGGCCTTCGTCTCAGAGGAGGATGAAGTGGATGGCTGGCTCATCATTGACCTGCAGG ATAGCTACACAGCTCCCCCAAACCCTGGggcctctccagctcctgcaggcCGTCCTCCACCCGCGCCCTCCTTGATGGACGAGAGCTGGTTTGTTACCCCCCCTGCCTGTTTTACTGCAGAGGGGCCCGGTCTTGGGCCGGCCCGCCTCCAGAGCAACCCCCTGGAGGACCTCCTCATTGAGCATCCCAGCATGTCCGTTTATGTCACCGGCAGCACCATAGTGCTAGAGTCTGGGCCACCTTCCCCTCACCCTGACGCTGCCTTGCCTGATCAGGACCTCAGCGATGG AGAGTTGGCACCTGCTGCTCGCCGGGAGCCCAGGGCCCTGCACCACGCAGCTGCTGCAATGCCAGCCCCAGCTGTGTTGCTGGAGAAGGCCGGCCAGGTACGGAGGCTGCAGAGGGCCCGGCAGCGGGTAGAGCGCCACGCCTTGAGTGCTAAAGTGCTACAACGGCAGAATCGCGCTCGGGAGAGTCGTTCGCGCCGGCCCAAGCACCAGGGCAGCTTCATTTACCAGCCGTGCCAGCGCCAGTTCAACTACTGA
- the Tp53inp2 gene encoding tumor protein p53-inducible nuclear protein 2 isoform X2 codes for MFQRFTSLFFSPPSPPEDSNCPEAFVSEEDEVDGWLIIDLQEGPGLGPARLQSNPLEDLLIEHPSMSVYVTGSTIVLESGPPSPHPDAALPDQDLSDGELAPAARREPRALHHAAAAMPAPAVLLEKAGQVRRLQRARQRVERHALSAKVLQRQNRARESRSRRPKHQGSFIYQPCQRQFNY; via the exons ATGTTCCAGCGCTTCACCAGCCTTTTCTTCAGCCCTCCTTCGCCTCCTGAAGACTCCAACTGTCCCGAGGCCTTCGTCTCAGAGGAGGATGAAGTGGATGGCTGGCTCATCATTGACCTGCAGG AGGGGCCCGGTCTTGGGCCGGCCCGCCTCCAGAGCAACCCCCTGGAGGACCTCCTCATTGAGCATCCCAGCATGTCCGTTTATGTCACCGGCAGCACCATAGTGCTAGAGTCTGGGCCACCTTCCCCTCACCCTGACGCTGCCTTGCCTGATCAGGACCTCAGCGATGG AGAGTTGGCACCTGCTGCTCGCCGGGAGCCCAGGGCCCTGCACCACGCAGCTGCTGCAATGCCAGCCCCAGCTGTGTTGCTGGAGAAGGCCGGCCAGGTACGGAGGCTGCAGAGGGCCCGGCAGCGGGTAGAGCGCCACGCCTTGAGTGCTAAAGTGCTACAACGGCAGAATCGCGCTCGGGAGAGTCGTTCGCGCCGGCCCAAGCACCAGGGCAGCTTCATTTACCAGCCGTGCCAGCGCCAGTTCAACTACTGA